The window GGCTATCTGGAATACGTGGATGCGGCCCTGGTCGGGTTGCGGGATGAGGATAATGACCTGGATATTATTGGCTGGGAGCTGGCAGGCCAGCTGCTGGGCACCGGGGTCGAACTACGCAGCGAGGGCGGTAGTTTCCATGACCGTGCAAGCGGTGAACGTTATACCGAGTTCATTGTCGGGGGCGAATACGGCTTTGCCGATTCCCTGACCCTGCTTGCCGAATACAAGTTCTCGGATCAGGAGCAGGGAGATTCCCTGGGCGGCATTATGAGCTATCAGCCCGCCATGCTCTGGACATGCAGCCTGCTCGCAGTCGCCTCCCTTGAGGACGGTTCCGGCTTTCTGGCTCCGTCCGTGGAGTACAGCCTTAGCAATGAAATGACCCTCAGCGCCGGGGCCTTTCTCTATTACGGGGATGAGACGGACAGCTTCGGCAGTGCAGTGGACCGGTACTACCTGCGCTGGTTTGTCCATTTCTGATTTCTGATGCCCTGTTTTGCCGATGCCCGAGTTCTGCTTAGGCAACTAACAAAAAAATAGCATAGATTTTGCCTTTCAAAATATGGGTATTGTGATTCACGAAAAATATAAAAACTCGTAGGTTGCGGATAAAGAACAAGGGTTCCCAAGCTGGAGCTTGGGAACCAGGAAAACCAGGAAAGAGCGTTTACATGTCTGAACACAGTATTTGCTCGTTTGAACGGAGCATTCAGACGTGGAAGAGCTGATAGTCAATGAATGAAACAGAGAGGCAGAGAACCTGATGACCTTTGATGAATTACTGAAAAACCGACGATCCGTAAGAAACTACCAGGACAAACCTGTTGCGGTCGATCTTATCCAGGAGATGATCAGGGAAAGCACGCTTGCCCCCAATGCAGGCAATGAACAGCCGTGGAAGTATATCATCGTCAACAACAGAGAGATGCTGAAGAAGATCTCAGATGAGAGCAAGAAAAACATCCTGGCCCGCATTGCAGCCAATCCCGATGATTATGCAAAGAAATATCAGGGGATGCTGGAGAATGAGTCCTTCAATGTTTTTTACAACGCACCGTGTCTAGTGATAATTCTCGGACTTTCTCATCTGAAGAATCTCTCTGTCGATTGTGCTCTGGCAGCCGGTTATTTCATGCTG is drawn from Candidatus Electrothrix aestuarii and contains these coding sequences:
- a CDS encoding nitroreductase family protein — encoded protein: MTFDELLKNRRSVRNYQDKPVAVDLIQEMIRESTLAPNAGNEQPWKYIIVNNREMLKKISDESKKNILARIAANPDDYAKKYQGMLENESFNVFYNAPCLVIILGLSHLKNLSVDCALAAGYFMLAASSRGLGTCWVNLGTEIHDQDMLRELEIPDNCTIVAPIILGYPENIPSVPKRKEAEIVKIIR